In Castanea sativa cultivar Marrone di Chiusa Pesio chromosome 6, ASM4071231v1, a single window of DNA contains:
- the LOC142641600 gene encoding universal stress protein PHOS32-like yields the protein MEGTYMKNTESKIVVAVDESKESMHALSWCLSNLVSHNSRNTLVLLYVKPPPPVYTSFDAAGLQLYVFSSDVISALEKYGSDLVNSVMKRAESVIRSYGTNINVEKKTGSGEAKDVICSIVNKLGADTLVMRSHGYGFFKRALLGSVSDYCAKHVKCPVVIVKHTDDK from the exons ATGGAAGGAACATATATGAAGAACACAGAGAGCAAGATTGTGGTGGCAGTGGATGAGAGCAAGGAGAGCATGCATGCCTTATCATGGTGTCTCAGCAACCTTGTTTCTCATAATAGCAGGAACACCCTTGTGCTTCTCTATGTGAAACCACCACCTCCTGTATACACCTCCTTTGATGCTGCAGGTTTGCAATT GTATGTGTTTTCCAGTGATGTTATTTCAGCCTTGGAAAAATATGGCAGTGACCTAGTGAATTCAGTGATGAAAAGAGCAGAATCTGTCATCAGGAGCTATGGCACCAAT ATAAACGTGGAGAAAAAAACTGGAAGTGGAGAAGCCAAGGATGTGATATGTAGTATCGTGAACAAACTTGGGGCTGACACCCTAGTAATGAGAAGCCATGGATATGGTTTTTTTAAGAG GGCTCTTCTTGGGAGTGTGAGTGACTACTGTGCCAAGCATGTGAAGTGTCCTGTGGTGATCGTGAAGCATACAGATGATAAATGA